One segment of Accipiter gentilis chromosome 26, bAccGen1.1, whole genome shotgun sequence DNA contains the following:
- the GRK6 gene encoding G protein-coupled receptor kinase 6 isoform X7: MYACKKLEKKRIKKRKGEAMALNEKQILEKVNSRFVVSLAYAYETKDALCLVLTLMNGGDLKFHIYHMGEAGFEEPRAAFYAAEICCGLEDLHQERIVYRDLKPENILLDDHGHIRISDLGLAVHVPEGQTIKGRVGTVGYMAPEVVKNERYTFSPDWWALGCLVYEMIEGQSPFQQRKKKIKREEVERLVKEVQEEYSEKFSPCARSLCTMLLCKDPLERLGCRGAGAKEVKEHPLFKHLNFRRLEAGMLDPPFKPDPQAIYCKDVLDIEQFSTVKGVELEPTDNDFYQKFATGSVPIPWQNEMIETECFKELNVFSTDGMVPPDLDWKGQPSPQPKKGLLQRLFSRQDWQSLGCCLSTAACSCGTQAWLALDLLSAIRC; this comes from the exons ATGTATGCCTgcaagaagctggagaagaaacGGATCAAAAAGCGGAAGGGAGAGGCCATGGCCCTGAATGAGAAACAGATCCTGGAAAAAGTGAACAGTAGGTTTGTA GTGAGCTTAGCCTATGCATATGAAACTAAAGATGCTCTCTGCCTAGTGCTGACCCTCATGAATGGAGGGGACCTCAAGTTCCATATCTACCACATGGGAGAGGCTGGCTTCGAGGAGCCCCGGGCAGCTTTCTACGCTGCCGAGATCTGCTGTGGCCTTGAGGACTTGCACCAGGAGAGGATAGTGTACAG GGACCTGAAGCCAGAGAACATATTGCTGGATGACCATG GTCACATCCGTATCTCAGACCTGGGGCTAGCTGTGCACGTGCCTGAGGGCCAAACAATCAAGGGCCGGGTGGGGACAGTTGGCTACATGG CTCCGGAGGTGGTGAAGAACGAGCGCTACACGTTCAGCCCAGACTGGTGGGCTCTAGGCTGCCTGGTGTACGAGATGATCGAGGGACAGTCCCCCTTCCAGCAGCGCAAGAAGAAGATCAAGCGGGAGGAGGTGGAGCGGTTGGTGAAGGAAGTGCAGGAGGAGTACTCAGAGAAATTCTCGCCCTGTGCCCGCTCCCTCTGCACCATG CTCCTGTGCAAAGACCCTCTGGAGCGCCTGGGGTGCCGAGGAGCTGGGGCCAAGGAAGTGAAGGAACACCCTCTCTTCAAGCACCTCAACTTCAGGAGGCTGGAAGCAGGCATGCTGGACCCCCCCTTCAAGCCAGAT CCCCAGGCCATCTACTGCAAGGATGTTCTAGACATTGAGCAGTTCTCCACAGTGAAAGGGGTGGAGCTGGAGCCCACAGACAACGACTTCTACCAGAAGTTTGCCACGGGAAGTGTGCCCATTCCTTGGCAGAATGAG ATGATCGAGACGGAATGTTTTAAGGAGCTGAATGTCTTTAGCACAGATGGCATGGTGCCCCCAGACCTGGATTGGAAAGGGCAGCCTTCTCCGCAGCCCAAAAAAGGGTTACTCCAGCGCTTATTCAGCAGACAG gactgGCAAAGTCTGGGCTGCTGCCTCTCAACAGCTGCTTGCAGCTGCGGGACTCAAGCGTGGTTGGCTTTGGACCTACTCTCAGCCATCCGGTGCTGA